From a single Bemisia tabaci chromosome 10, PGI_BMITA_v3 genomic region:
- the endos gene encoding cAMP-regulated phosphoprotein 19, producing MADQSEPMIAEDSCTSSNAMPASCQRPNVEVSPKDVEKAEEEKLKAKYKVGFPISGHSVFLQKKLAKGQKFFDSGDYNMARQTVTAKKNPQVTLPEEKFSLGTGEAIPTPETVPIRKTSIIQPKFMPPSSTTS from the exons ATGGCTGATCAAAGTGAGCCGATGATAGCTGAGGACAGCTGCACTTCTTCAAACGCCATGCCAGCCAGCTGCCAACGGCCAAACGTAGAAGTATCGCCGAAAGATGTTGAAAaagctgaagaagaaaaattgaaagccaAGTACAAAGTGGGCTTTCCTATCAGTGGACATTCggtatttttgcagaaaaaattggccaaagga CAAAAATTCTTTGACTCTGGCGACTATAACATGGCAAGACAAACTGTAACAGCCAAGAAAAATCCTCAAGTTACTTTACCGGAAGAAAAATTCTCCCTCGGAACCGGGGAAGCAATCCCAACTCCAGAGACAGTTCCTATCCGCAAAACATCAATCATTCAGCCAAAATTCATGCCTCCAAGTTCCACTACATCATGA